From a region of the Chitinophaga caseinilytica genome:
- a CDS encoding DUF1338 domain-containing protein gives MQTLQLILDGLMRRYRERVPDVDKVISAMIAEGIIRHGNEIENDHIAFRTMGVPNLGIQSLERIFLHHGYTRRDYYHFAEKKLNAYWYAPPDPALPRIFISELRVGDLSERVQQIIHSYTNEVTADPVLSLDLDSASAVDEFLHSGLWRLPSLEDFRALAAESEYASWAIYNRYYLNHFTISVHNLPEGYNDIGRFNAFLEKHGLVLNDSGGKYKESPDGLLLQSSTVAGMIDAEFANGETARIAGSYVEFAERRVLPAFAHLSTSEIQRVHRREGFEAANANRIFESTYSSQTNKH, from the coding sequence ATGCAAACCCTCCAGCTCATCCTCGACGGCCTCATGCGCCGCTATCGGGAACGTGTTCCGGATGTGGATAAAGTTATATCCGCCATGATCGCCGAAGGCATTATCCGCCACGGCAACGAAATCGAGAACGATCATATCGCTTTCCGCACGATGGGCGTGCCGAATCTGGGGATACAGTCGCTCGAAAGGATCTTCCTCCACCACGGCTACACCCGCCGCGATTATTACCATTTCGCGGAAAAGAAACTCAACGCTTACTGGTACGCTCCGCCCGATCCCGCACTGCCGCGCATTTTCATCAGTGAACTGCGGGTGGGCGATCTGTCCGAGCGCGTGCAGCAAATCATTCATAGCTATACGAACGAGGTAACCGCCGACCCGGTGCTTTCCCTCGATCTGGACAGCGCTTCCGCCGTCGATGAATTCCTCCACAGCGGCCTCTGGCGCCTGCCTTCGCTGGAAGATTTCCGTGCGCTGGCGGCGGAAAGCGAGTACGCGTCCTGGGCGATCTACAATCGCTATTACCTGAACCATTTTACCATCAGCGTGCATAATCTGCCGGAAGGGTATAACGACATCGGCCGGTTCAACGCATTCCTGGAAAAGCACGGGCTCGTGCTGAACGATTCCGGCGGGAAGTACAAGGAAAGTCCCGATGGACTGCTCCTCCAAAGTTCTACCGTAGCCGGTATGATCGACGCGGAATTCGCGAACGGGGAAACGGCCCGGATCGCGGGATCGTACGTGGAATTCGCCGAGCGCAGGGTGTTGCCGGCTTTCGCGCACCTGTCCACTTCCGAAATACAAAGGGTGCACCGGCGCGAGGGGTTCGAAGCCGCCAACGCCAACCGGATCTTCGAAAGCACCTATTCTTCACAAACCAATAAACACTAA